The following coding sequences are from one Myxococcales bacterium window:
- a CDS encoding insulinase family protein, whose product MNSTTHRGSVRSRLRAPVALLPLCFCLVGCASTKLSASAEPGRATSPLRLDLPYERGRLDNGLEYILQRDETTPRVALDLFVHVGSAQDGVEHPGLAHLFEHLVLQGSAHLPEDGYFSVFNAIGGTNVNAQTNFERTRFYATVPSHQLEAALWILSDSVGFFLPRLTEERLRNQIAVVRNERRQAFETRPYQRAQLAIFKLLFPHGHGFHNLVIGEHEALSRITLSDAQTFYRTHYVSGNMTLVMAGRFAYEEARSAVERFFSDVPRGSAPPRALSPRIALAQTKAVTVADELATLRQLRYAWHMPAFLQPEQAEVAMAADLLGPRGWLHRTLVFEKNWATSSSCKVSAFREVGLLFLTITLTDAAPVEGVKALIREAIDQLVSSPVSAADFQTSVVERELSHYRAIEPLDTRAEILHTLKSLLDHPDGLDADVQRFSRTTPTRIQEAARRWLRAPHVELLVVPGATP is encoded by the coding sequence ATGAACTCAACAACGCACCGGGGCTCGGTGAGGTCCCGTCTCCGGGCCCCCGTCGCGCTCCTCCCTCTTTGCTTCTGCCTGGTTGGCTGCGCCAGCACGAAACTTTCCGCGTCGGCCGAGCCGGGTCGTGCGACGAGCCCCTTGCGTCTCGACCTGCCGTACGAAAGAGGGCGGCTCGACAACGGACTCGAATACATTCTTCAAAGGGACGAGACGACTCCTCGCGTTGCGTTGGACCTGTTCGTCCATGTGGGAAGCGCTCAGGATGGCGTCGAGCACCCCGGGTTGGCGCACCTGTTTGAGCATCTCGTCCTGCAAGGCTCCGCCCACCTGCCAGAAGATGGGTATTTCTCCGTTTTCAACGCCATCGGTGGAACCAACGTCAACGCCCAAACGAACTTCGAACGTACCCGTTTTTACGCAACCGTTCCGTCGCATCAGCTTGAAGCCGCTTTGTGGATTCTGAGCGACTCCGTTGGATTCTTTCTGCCCCGTTTGACTGAAGAGCGGCTGCGGAACCAAATCGCAGTCGTGCGTAACGAGAGACGGCAGGCGTTCGAAACGCGCCCCTATCAGCGCGCCCAGTTGGCCATCTTCAAGCTGCTCTTCCCGCATGGCCACGGGTTTCACAATTTGGTGATCGGCGAGCACGAAGCCTTGTCTCGCATCACCCTCTCGGATGCACAGACGTTCTATCGAACTCACTATGTGTCCGGAAACATGACCCTCGTCATGGCGGGACGATTCGCTTACGAGGAGGCTCGAAGCGCTGTCGAACGGTTCTTCTCCGACGTCCCGCGTGGCTCGGCGCCACCCAGGGCGCTTTCCCCGCGCATCGCCCTCGCGCAGACGAAGGCGGTGACCGTGGCCGACGAGCTTGCCACCCTGCGCCAGCTTCGGTACGCGTGGCATATGCCCGCGTTTTTGCAACCGGAGCAAGCAGAGGTGGCGATGGCTGCGGACCTGTTGGGGCCCCGGGGATGGCTCCATCGAACGCTCGTGTTCGAGAAGAACTGGGCCACGAGCTCGTCCTGCAAAGTCTCGGCGTTCCGTGAGGTGGGCCTGCTCTTTTTGACGATCACGCTCACCGACGCGGCGCCCGTCGAGGGGGTCAAGGCGTTGATCCGTGAGGCCATCGACCAGCTCGTGTCGTCGCCCGTGTCCGCTGCTGATTTTCAGACGTCCGTGGTCGAGCGTGAGCTCAGCCATTACCGAGCTATCGAGCCGCTCGATACGCGAGCCGAAATCCTCCACACGCTGAAATCACTGCTGGATCATCCTGACGGGCTGGATGCAGATGTGCAGCGCTTCTCCCGGACGACGCCCACGCGCATCCAGGAAGCGGCCAGGCGATGGTTGCGGGCGCCCCACGTTGAACTTCTCGTGGTCCCGGGAGCGACACCATGA
- a CDS encoding insulinase family protein yields MTCQLWSFLLAIALVGCGTPRLTVLPAAYRQTQPAPGIEPPFLQPLPQAARLSSNIDVFVVSRPRLPLVELQLVIEGGRDTDPIGKEGRADLCVNLLEQGTMSLGKQEFDREAARWGVSVGAFASPRHSTLHASFSSAYKEKAFALFRAMVEHPRLREDALARLVQDRQNTIAQEQATLHGRANRIALPALYGRTHPEGRLASATSFGRVTLADCDAFYRDVLRSGYAFYVASGDIAPADLEIHLGTFLSRREGSPARPMPRPSADAGPQRQGGLRVYVSDAPNAVQSVVMILGLGPPIEAPGRVARTLVVNLLGASFDSRLNLNLRESKGWTYGVGAWLDYVEGASGLFVRTQVEPDKTVPALSEMLKELRDLGTHERPLSQEEFSRETRAISGKLPATFETNEGILWFYRNRLVHGLALRDDTEDELAGLTRDEVERQVAPYANLDEMKVVVVGAADLVLPDLCRFMKAGRWGPVELSILDAAGNLLPEPSRDPCASFVPEARGP; encoded by the coding sequence ATGACGTGTCAGCTCTGGTCTTTCCTTTTGGCGATCGCGCTCGTGGGGTGCGGGACACCTCGGCTGACCGTTCTGCCCGCCGCATACCGGCAGACGCAGCCCGCTCCAGGGATCGAGCCACCGTTTTTGCAGCCCTTGCCGCAGGCGGCGCGCCTCTCGTCCAACATCGACGTCTTCGTGGTCTCGCGTCCCCGCCTTCCCTTGGTGGAATTGCAGCTGGTGATCGAAGGGGGGCGTGACACGGATCCCATCGGGAAAGAAGGGCGCGCCGACCTCTGCGTGAACCTTCTCGAACAGGGGACGATGAGTCTGGGGAAGCAAGAGTTCGATCGAGAGGCCGCACGTTGGGGTGTGTCCGTGGGTGCCTTTGCCTCCCCGAGGCACAGTACGTTGCACGCATCGTTCTCCTCGGCCTACAAGGAGAAGGCCTTCGCCCTGTTCCGCGCGATGGTCGAACACCCGCGCCTGCGAGAAGATGCCCTCGCGCGGCTCGTGCAGGATAGGCAAAACACCATCGCGCAAGAGCAAGCCACGCTCCACGGCCGCGCCAACCGTATCGCCCTGCCGGCCCTGTACGGACGCACTCATCCCGAGGGGCGACTTGCGTCAGCGACCTCTTTCGGTCGCGTCACTCTTGCCGACTGCGATGCCTTTTACCGTGACGTGCTCAGGAGCGGTTACGCCTTCTATGTGGCGTCAGGAGACATCGCGCCAGCGGACCTGGAAATTCATCTTGGGACGTTTCTGTCGCGACGGGAAGGCTCGCCGGCGCGTCCCATGCCACGTCCGAGTGCGGACGCCGGGCCGCAGCGTCAGGGCGGCCTGCGGGTGTACGTCTCTGATGCCCCGAACGCCGTCCAAAGCGTGGTCATGATCCTGGGCTTGGGCCCCCCCATCGAAGCGCCAGGGCGCGTAGCCAGAACCTTGGTGGTCAACCTGTTGGGCGCTAGCTTCGATAGCCGGCTCAACCTCAATCTGCGCGAAAGCAAAGGATGGACCTATGGTGTTGGGGCATGGCTCGACTATGTCGAGGGCGCCAGCGGTCTGTTCGTTCGCACACAGGTCGAGCCCGACAAGACCGTTCCCGCGCTGAGCGAGATGTTAAAGGAGCTCCGTGATTTGGGTACGCATGAACGGCCTTTGTCCCAAGAGGAGTTCTCGCGCGAGACGAGGGCGATCTCGGGGAAGCTCCCTGCGACGTTCGAGACCAACGAGGGAATTTTGTGGTTCTACCGGAATCGCCTGGTACACGGCCTCGCCCTTCGCGACGATACCGAGGACGAGCTTGCCGGACTGACCAGGGATGAGGTGGAAAGACAGGTTGCCCCCTACGCAAACCTGGATGAGATGAAGGTGGTTGTCGTAGGTGCTGCCGACCTGGTGCTGCCCGACCTCTGTCGTTTCATGAAGGCAGGACGATGGGGGCCAGTGGAGCTTTCCATCCTGGATGCCGCTGGCAATCTCCTCCCCGAACCCAGCCGCGATCCGTGCGCCTCTTTTGTCCCCGAGGCGCGAGGCCCATGA
- a CDS encoding serine/threonine protein kinase, with the protein MNLPFSVAPDVSESLTGRLVAGRYEVFELAGEGGMACVYRARVRGAAGFSRWVALKKIKTELRAMPHSLEMFVEEARVGAELTHPNLVQVLDFCEDTDGLFCLVTEWVEGIDLGTFVKTLRANGREMPWPLVVVMGIGLARGLSAAHERVDAEGRPAGVIHRDISPPNVLLAQNGIVKLADFGLSRAWDRLTSLTSPGIVKGKFSYLAPELLAGAPASETTDLFGFGAVLWEALAGRKLFEGDSDREVLRKIKALEIEPLGKARAKLPRKLLSIIDKLLAPKPSARYPSARVVASELASLLTKSEDKEGVGFDRLLGRAVAEARHLGKRAAPRV; encoded by the coding sequence GTGAATCTGCCCTTCAGTGTCGCTCCCGATGTATCCGAGTCTCTCACGGGAAGGCTCGTGGCTGGACGTTACGAGGTGTTCGAGCTGGCGGGGGAAGGGGGAATGGCTTGCGTGTACAGGGCCCGCGTGCGGGGGGCCGCCGGGTTTTCTCGGTGGGTCGCGCTCAAGAAGATCAAAACCGAGCTGCGCGCCATGCCGCACTCATTGGAGATGTTCGTCGAGGAAGCACGGGTAGGCGCCGAGCTCACCCACCCCAACCTCGTGCAGGTTTTGGATTTCTGCGAAGACACCGATGGTCTGTTTTGCCTCGTCACCGAGTGGGTGGAAGGCATCGACCTTGGCACCTTCGTCAAAACGTTGCGGGCGAACGGCCGCGAAATGCCGTGGCCTTTGGTGGTGGTGATGGGCATCGGTCTTGCCCGCGGCCTCTCCGCCGCGCACGAGCGCGTGGATGCGGAAGGGCGTCCCGCAGGCGTCATTCACAGGGACATCTCGCCGCCGAACGTGCTCTTGGCCCAAAACGGGATCGTGAAGCTGGCCGATTTCGGGCTTTCGCGTGCCTGGGATCGCCTCACCAGCCTGACGTCGCCGGGGATCGTGAAGGGCAAGTTTTCCTACCTCGCTCCCGAGCTGCTCGCAGGAGCTCCGGCTTCGGAGACCACGGACCTCTTTGGGTTCGGGGCCGTGTTGTGGGAGGCGCTGGCGGGACGCAAGCTCTTCGAAGGCGATAGCGATCGCGAAGTGCTGCGCAAGATCAAGGCGCTCGAGATCGAACCCCTCGGCAAGGCGCGCGCGAAGCTGCCCCGCAAGCTGCTGTCGATCATCGACAAGCTCTTGGCCCCGAAACCGTCTGCGCGTTACCCTTCGGCTCGCGTGGTCGCCTCGGAGCTGGCCTCCCTCTTGACGAAGAGCGAGGACAAAGAAGGCGTGGGCTTCGATCGTCTTCTCGGCCGCGCGGTGGCTGAAGCGCGCCACCTCGGAAAACGCGCGGCCCCGAGGGTCTGA
- a CDS encoding DUF4040 domain-containing protein gives MPALDLASAFVLDGLGQAYLLMVVGIGVLVAVYATGYMPHHLHAHERRGRELVRFFVLFFAFMATMTALVLATDLIWLFVAFEGTTLASYALIGFDRQSARARRAALTAIVVTGVSAIAFLMGAIGLHAQHGTFSVDELARLQLDGPADDLALVLILIAALAKSAQVPLHFWLPRAMAAPTPVSAYLHSAAMVAAGVFLLARLHPLLAQSFVARTVLATCGVASIVVGSALALKADGLKRILAYSTISQYGYVVVLLSGTGPTALAASTLYVLAHAPAKCGLFLCAGIVIEATGADRLSKVEGLFARMPVVGVACGLLALALAGAPLTLGYFKDEWFFVSLRERGGLWPAFGVLAAALTLAYMARFWWGLFGGKRGPKLPPLPRRMTAVVALLGLVVFGGGVWPDPVAALARGATEASSQTQHLATRYHIALTPLPLMALAAYVFGTLLFLGGLSWRRSRTGRPALRARALALAELTGVYDATVRSARALSRGVTRQEARELADRLSVTLAPAWVLVALAALFSYGEARFVVGPMSWPHVPLVASVTVVVVSAVVAVGPHAYVVQVLALSMVGYALAVSFALLGAPDVAMVAVLVETMFTLLFLSILALYPPSALQDSLARRPRPKDLAVAVAGAGVALVISWQALSFPEARNLVHAYVRLAPLAHGKDIVTVVLADFRGLDTMGEISVVAIALVTVMALMRGQEFRR, from the coding sequence ATGCCAGCCCTCGACCTCGCAAGCGCCTTTGTGCTCGATGGCCTCGGGCAGGCCTATCTGCTGATGGTGGTGGGCATCGGTGTGCTCGTGGCTGTTTATGCCACCGGGTACATGCCGCACCACCTGCACGCTCATGAGCGGCGTGGACGCGAGCTGGTCAGGTTTTTCGTTCTGTTCTTCGCCTTCATGGCCACCATGACCGCCTTGGTGCTGGCGACCGATCTCATCTGGCTCTTCGTGGCCTTCGAGGGCACCACCCTCGCGTCTTATGCGCTCATCGGCTTCGACCGGCAATCGGCGAGGGCTCGCCGCGCAGCCTTGACCGCGATCGTGGTGACAGGCGTGAGCGCGATCGCTTTTTTGATGGGGGCCATCGGTTTGCATGCCCAGCACGGCACCTTCTCTGTCGACGAGCTCGCGCGTCTTCAGCTGGACGGACCGGCCGACGATCTCGCGCTCGTGCTCATCCTGATCGCGGCGTTGGCCAAAAGTGCCCAGGTTCCCCTGCATTTTTGGCTGCCGCGGGCCATGGCGGCTCCCACGCCGGTGTCTGCCTACTTGCACTCGGCCGCGATGGTGGCGGCGGGCGTGTTCCTGCTCGCCCGGCTTCACCCCTTGCTCGCGCAGAGCTTCGTGGCCCGCACGGTGCTTGCCACGTGTGGCGTGGCTTCGATCGTGGTGGGCAGTGCGCTTGCGCTAAAGGCCGATGGTCTCAAACGCATCCTTGCGTATTCCACCATCTCTCAATACGGCTACGTCGTGGTGCTCCTGTCGGGCACGGGGCCCACGGCGTTGGCCGCGTCCACGCTGTACGTTTTGGCCCACGCTCCGGCCAAGTGTGGGCTTTTTCTCTGCGCGGGCATCGTCATCGAGGCCACGGGGGCCGACCGGCTCTCGAAGGTGGAGGGGCTCTTCGCACGTATGCCCGTCGTGGGCGTGGCCTGTGGCCTCTTGGCGCTCGCGCTCGCGGGGGCGCCGCTCACGCTCGGCTACTTCAAGGACGAATGGTTCTTCGTCTCCCTTCGCGAGCGCGGGGGCCTGTGGCCTGCGTTTGGCGTGCTGGCTGCTGCCTTGACGCTCGCTTACATGGCGCGGTTTTGGTGGGGCCTCTTCGGGGGCAAGCGGGGGCCGAAGCTGCCTCCGCTTCCCCGGCGCATGACGGCCGTGGTGGCCTTGCTTGGGCTCGTGGTGTTCGGAGGCGGTGTGTGGCCCGATCCCGTCGCGGCCTTGGCCCGCGGGGCGACCGAAGCGTCTTCACAAACCCAGCACCTGGCCACCCGCTATCACATTGCGCTCACGCCGCTTCCCCTCATGGCTCTGGCCGCGTATGTCTTCGGCACGCTCCTGTTTCTGGGCGGCCTCTCATGGCGCCGGTCGCGCACGGGCAGGCCCGCGCTGCGGGCACGCGCCCTCGCGCTGGCAGAGCTCACGGGTGTCTACGACGCCACCGTAAGGAGCGCACGGGCCCTGTCCCGCGGGGTGACCCGCCAAGAGGCGCGCGAGCTCGCTGATCGCCTCTCGGTGACCTTGGCGCCCGCGTGGGTCTTGGTGGCCCTGGCGGCCCTCTTTTCCTACGGCGAAGCCCGCTTTGTCGTAGGCCCGATGAGCTGGCCGCATGTGCCCCTCGTGGCCAGCGTGACCGTGGTGGTGGTCTCCGCGGTGGTGGCCGTAGGCCCGCATGCCTATGTGGTTCAGGTGCTGGCCCTGTCGATGGTCGGGTACGCGCTGGCCGTGAGTTTCGCCCTGCTAGGGGCCCCTGACGTGGCCATGGTGGCGGTGTTGGTGGAAACGATGTTCACGCTGCTCTTCTTGTCCATCTTGGCTCTGTATCCCCCGTCGGCCCTGCAGGACTCGCTGGCCCGACGACCCCGCCCTAAAGACCTGGCCGTTGCCGTCGCGGGTGCGGGTGTGGCACTCGTGATCTCCTGGCAGGCGCTGTCATTTCCCGAAGCCCGGAATCTGGTGCACGCGTACGTGCGCTTGGCGCCGCTTGCCCACGGCAAGGACATCGTGACCGTGGTGCTCGCGGACTTCCGGGGGCTCGATACGATGGGTGAGATCAGCGTGGTGGCCATCGCCCTCGTCACGGTGATGGCGTTGATGCGGGGCCAGGAGTTTCGCCGGTGA
- a CDS encoding MnhB domain-containing protein, producing the protein MSFFVRVWARILLAPILVTAVALLVRGYASTGDGFAGGVVAATGVLLQYVAFGQRRVEAFLPVLWAGPAAGWGLALALAVTFGPGVLGRAPVSHFPAPGAHVTYVGMLEVHTALLFDAGVFLTVFGGLVSMLHWIAKPRPERAP; encoded by the coding sequence GTGAGCTTCTTTGTACGTGTCTGGGCCCGTATCCTCTTGGCTCCCATCCTGGTGACGGCGGTGGCGCTGCTCGTCCGCGGTTACGCCAGCACGGGGGATGGTTTCGCCGGAGGCGTGGTGGCAGCCACCGGTGTGCTGCTGCAGTACGTGGCCTTTGGGCAGCGGCGTGTCGAGGCCTTCCTGCCCGTCTTGTGGGCAGGCCCTGCCGCGGGATGGGGGCTGGCTTTGGCGCTGGCCGTGACCTTCGGCCCCGGTGTTCTGGGAAGGGCGCCCGTAAGTCATTTCCCCGCGCCCGGGGCTCACGTGACGTACGTGGGCATGCTGGAAGTGCACACGGCCTTGCTCTTCGACGCCGGGGTGTTTCTCACGGTTTTTGGTGGCCTCGTGTCCATGCTTCACTGGATCGCCAAGCCCCGCCCGGAGCGTGCGCCGTGA
- a CDS encoding sodium:proton antiporter, which translates to MILLLSATVAVLFGCGVYLVLHPGALRVVAGTVLLTNAVIFFLLAVSDAAPAAPILPFDERAGDVADPVVQALALTAIVIGFAVTAVLLAFTYRLFVAHRTLLLQEVARAEVGDDDFDPREDSWC; encoded by the coding sequence GTGATCCTCTTGTTGTCCGCGACCGTGGCGGTCTTGTTCGGATGTGGGGTGTACCTGGTGCTGCACCCGGGGGCGCTGCGGGTGGTGGCAGGCACCGTGTTGCTGACGAACGCCGTGATCTTCTTCCTTCTGGCCGTATCCGACGCTGCGCCGGCGGCGCCGATTCTGCCCTTCGACGAGCGGGCAGGCGATGTGGCCGATCCCGTCGTGCAGGCCCTGGCGCTGACGGCCATCGTGATCGGTTTTGCCGTCACGGCCGTGCTCCTGGCGTTTACCTATCGGCTTTTCGTTGCACACAGGACGTTGCTGCTGCAGGAGGTTGCACGGGCCGAGGTGGGCGATGACGATTTCGATCCGCGGGAGGACTCCTGGTGCTGA
- a CDS encoding Na+/H+ antiporter subunit E: MIARWVLRILILALLYGALVNSFSLPDLLMGGGLAVVLTALLWRFNERGPYRSRWRATTRALLFTPVLVGVVMGQIVRGAWQVFQVVIGRKPIPPQGLVEVPFGARSVSGVLATGWIATLSPGLVLVDIDWERRIYTVHAFDASNPATVVAEQLRFYEHTQRHVIP; this comes from the coding sequence TTGATCGCGCGGTGGGTGCTGAGAATTCTCATTCTGGCGCTCCTTTACGGCGCCCTCGTGAACTCGTTTTCCTTGCCCGACTTGCTGATGGGCGGAGGGCTTGCGGTTGTGCTCACGGCGCTGTTATGGAGGTTCAACGAAAGAGGGCCGTACCGATCGCGCTGGCGTGCCACCACCCGGGCGTTGCTCTTTACACCGGTGCTGGTGGGCGTGGTGATGGGGCAGATCGTGCGAGGGGCCTGGCAGGTCTTTCAAGTGGTGATTGGCCGCAAGCCCATACCGCCCCAGGGGTTGGTCGAGGTGCCCTTTGGGGCGCGCTCCGTATCCGGGGTGCTGGCCACGGGGTGGATCGCCACCCTCTCCCCCGGCCTGGTCCTGGTGGACATCGATTGGGAGCGACGCATCTACACCGTTCACGCCTTCGACGCCTCGAACCCCGCGACGGTCGTGGCCGAGCAGCTGCGGTTTTACGAACACACGCAAAGGCACGTGATTCCGTGA
- a CDS encoding monovalent cation/H(+) antiporter subunit G, producing MRFLVQLVAAGLVGMGLVTMAVAVLGLVRMTDTPQRLHVTSKAVFIGVVPLLLASVGTFDVALVGRASITALFLLLTAPISSHVIGRAAVFRSSARGKPPAGPQVS from the coding sequence ATGAGGTTCCTGGTACAGCTGGTCGCGGCGGGGCTCGTGGGCATGGGGCTCGTCACGATGGCGGTGGCGGTGCTGGGCCTCGTCCGCATGACGGACACGCCTCAGCGCCTTCACGTCACCAGCAAGGCCGTGTTCATCGGCGTGGTGCCTTTGCTCCTGGCATCTGTGGGCACCTTCGATGTGGCCCTCGTGGGGCGCGCCTCGATCACGGCGCTTTTTTTACTGCTGACCGCCCCGATCTCGTCACACGTCATCGGTCGCGCGGCTGTGTTTCGCAGCAGCGCCCGGGGCAAGCCGCCGGCGGGCCCCCAGGTGTCCTAG
- a CDS encoding NAD-binding protein, producing MAGLGRGLHGDHHDLFGGLRGGAPGHRRRALVHVCGGDATSDDVLRAAGIARARALASVLPNDALNVFITLTARNLNPDLRIIARAEDPASESKMLQAGADKVVLPSTLSGERAAQMILRPTMVDFFTDRDLSVLERELTALGLDIDQFEVDNRSRLIGRTVGELESSGNGGFLVMAVRRAGGSLVRNPPKTFPFAEEDSVLFLGHTEDIPALRQAFSIANVRPAVHRVTYRGARGG from the coding sequence GTGGCCGGTCTCGGACGCGGTCTACATGGTGATCATCACGATCTTTTCGGTGGGCTACGGGGAGGTGCACCCGGTCACCGGCGGCGGGCGCTGGTTCACGTCTGCGGTGGTGACGCCACATCCGACGACGTGCTGCGCGCCGCCGGCATCGCGCGCGCGCGGGCGCTGGCGTCCGTGTTGCCCAACGACGCGCTGAACGTCTTCATCACGCTGACGGCCCGCAACCTCAACCCGGACCTGCGCATCATCGCACGCGCTGAAGACCCCGCTTCGGAGTCGAAGATGCTTCAGGCCGGCGCCGACAAGGTCGTGCTGCCCTCGACCCTCTCCGGCGAGCGCGCCGCTCAGATGATCCTGCGCCCCACGATGGTGGACTTCTTCACCGATCGCGACCTGTCGGTTCTGGAGCGAGAGCTGACCGCGCTGGGACTGGACATCGATCAGTTCGAGGTGGACAACCGGTCTCGCCTCATTGGACGAACGGTGGGTGAGCTCGAGAGCAGCGGCAACGGGGGATTTCTCGTCATGGCCGTCAGGCGGGCGGGTGGCAGTTTGGTCCGGAACCCACCCAAGACCTTTCCCTTCGCCGAAGAAGACAGCGTGCTCTTCCTGGGGCACACCGAAGACATCCCGGCGCTGCGCCAGGCGTTCTCCATTGCCAACGTGCGGCCCGCCGTCCACCGGGTCACCTACCGGGGCGCCCGCGGCGGCTAG
- a CDS encoding GTP-binding protein, which yields MRCGSRPHVILNDFANARVDAEGLRSELASVIPITGSCVCCSSQYELVGALSGHRHAPRDIMFVETNGTTDAAALLLMLAASVRLPAFTAPVQLSVVDAKRWDRRWHGNHLEAHQLRTASHVYVSRRDEVSAARLEKVIASVSEVNPAARFVEPGDFMAEMVALATRVEVAAGSLEADPPASGPPHHAHHFAALSLPLPSTVDRSAFMAFLQGLPKQVVRAKGVVEFQDTPGEKRMFQRVEDEVELSPYPLKKRDVEPVLVLVGPSLDEGRLRDDLAGLTPTP from the coding sequence GTGCGCTGTGGCTCACGCCCCCACGTGATCCTGAACGACTTTGCCAACGCCCGCGTGGATGCCGAGGGGCTGCGTTCGGAGCTGGCGAGCGTCATTCCGATCACGGGAAGCTGTGTGTGTTGCAGCTCGCAGTACGAACTGGTGGGCGCGCTCAGCGGACATCGCCATGCCCCCCGCGACATCATGTTCGTGGAGACGAACGGCACCACCGACGCGGCCGCCTTGTTGCTGATGTTGGCCGCTTCGGTGCGGCTGCCCGCGTTCACGGCTCCCGTGCAGCTGTCCGTGGTGGACGCCAAACGCTGGGATCGCCGCTGGCATGGCAACCACCTCGAGGCGCACCAGCTCCGCACCGCCAGCCACGTCTACGTCTCGCGACGAGACGAGGTCTCTGCGGCGCGCCTCGAGAAGGTCATCGCTTCGGTGAGCGAGGTGAACCCGGCGGCGCGCTTCGTGGAGCCCGGGGACTTCATGGCCGAGATGGTCGCGCTGGCCACCCGCGTGGAGGTGGCCGCGGGCTCTTTGGAGGCGGATCCCCCGGCCTCGGGGCCCCCGCACCACGCGCACCACTTCGCCGCGCTGTCTTTGCCGCTTCCCAGCACCGTGGATCGCAGCGCCTTTATGGCCTTTTTGCAGGGCCTGCCCAAGCAGGTGGTGCGGGCCAAGGGCGTGGTGGAATTTCAGGATACGCCTGGCGAAAAGCGCATGTTTCAGCGGGTCGAAGACGAGGTCGAGCTTTCCCCCTATCCTCTGAAGAAGCGCGATGTCGAGCCCGTGTTGGTGTTGGTGGGCCCGAGCCTCGACGAAGGCCGTCTGCGTGACGACCTGGCAGGTTTGACACCCACACCCTGA
- a CDS encoding metalloregulator ArsR/SmtB family transcription factor — MNKRVPSSLPPEPHTHGRRVHAPLDEAALERAAGFLRAAGEHGRLRLLVRLMEGEMCVSELAEESGDEMSLVSQRLRTLRAERLVSRRREGKHIFYKLRDRHVAALVKTTVEHALEEGASDDNDESEEV; from the coding sequence ATGAACAAGCGAGTCCCTTCCTCTCTTCCCCCCGAACCGCATACCCACGGGCGGCGGGTTCACGCGCCTCTCGACGAAGCGGCCCTGGAACGGGCTGCCGGGTTCCTGCGGGCTGCCGGTGAGCATGGGCGCTTGCGCCTGTTGGTGAGGCTGATGGAGGGCGAGATGTGCGTCAGCGAACTGGCGGAAGAGAGCGGGGATGAGATGTCGCTTGTCTCCCAGCGTCTGCGCACGCTGCGGGCGGAGCGGCTCGTGAGCCGTCGGCGGGAGGGCAAACACATTTTCTACAAGCTGCGTGATCGACACGTGGCGGCCCTGGTGAAAACCACGGTGGAACACGCGCTCGAAGAGGGCGCTTCCGATGACAACGACGAGAGCGAGGAGGTCTAA
- a CDS encoding helix-turn-helix domain-containing protein, which yields MHFGATLRLLRMASGMGLRDLARRLGVSGSYLSRVENGIDPTPTPNRLEALAKELDIPPTLLMELAHQLSPLVSDYLDREPEAGTLFLQIAHRRLSGAQLAKVRAFIDNEFPLAADPSPAQRRQRAVDLLSSERIVLGLTCTDMDDVIDVAVGRMRGVVPAAELSRLSAAVAKRERESGSFMGGGIVVPSAYVAQATPAAAMVTLASPLACAAPDALPVRLMILLVAPPDHQGHLVSLAQIAHLSARGLVDRVCAARTPEQALQQMEILEAWRG from the coding sequence ATGCACTTCGGCGCCACGCTTCGATTGCTTAGAATGGCCTCGGGGATGGGCCTGCGCGATCTCGCGCGCAGGCTTGGGGTATCGGGAAGCTATCTGAGCCGCGTTGAGAACGGAATCGACCCTACGCCGACTCCGAATCGTCTCGAGGCTTTGGCGAAGGAGCTCGACATTCCTCCGACCCTGCTCATGGAGTTGGCCCATCAGTTGAGCCCCTTGGTATCAGATTACCTGGACCGAGAGCCGGAGGCTGGGACGTTGTTCTTACAGATCGCACATCGTCGACTGAGCGGCGCCCAGCTGGCGAAGGTTCGGGCGTTTATCGATAACGAATTCCCCTTGGCAGCCGATCCTAGCCCTGCACAACGTAGGCAGCGAGCGGTGGACCTGCTGTCCAGCGAACGGATTGTGCTTGGCCTTACCTGCACAGACATGGACGACGTCATCGACGTCGCTGTAGGACGTATGCGTGGCGTGGTCCCAGCGGCTGAGCTGTCCAGGTTGTCGGCCGCAGTTGCGAAGCGAGAGCGCGAGTCGGGCAGCTTCATGGGAGGAGGGATCGTCGTGCCAAGCGCCTACGTCGCTCAGGCTACGCCAGCCGCGGCCATGGTCACGCTGGCTTCCCCGCTTGCTTGCGCTGCCCCCGACGCGCTGCCTGTGCGGCTGATGATCTTGCTTGTGGCCCCCCCCGACCACCAAGGACATCTAGTCAGTCTCGCGCAGATCGCCCACCTGTCTGCGCGTGGGCTCGTCGATCGCGTTTGTGCAGCTCGAACACCCGAGCAAGCTTTGCAGCAGATGGAGATTCTGGAAGCGTGGCGGGGGTAG